One stretch of Brachyhypopomus gauderio isolate BG-103 unplaced genomic scaffold, BGAUD_0.2 sc57, whole genome shotgun sequence DNA includes these proteins:
- the kbtbd2 gene encoding kelch repeat and BTB domain-containing protein 2 has product MHIPLQTVHQLRRSIHTGVRLHRRSRDFLKLGSDSWDARMSEAGERRPVNTEYAVSVLEQLKFFYEQKLMTDITLLVEDHEFPCHKMILATCSSYFRAMFMSGLSESKQTHVHLRNVDPVTLQTIITYAYTGNLAINDSTVEPLYETACFLQVDDVLLQCRDYLVKKITADNCVRMLSIGDLFSCSELKQSAKRMVEHKFPVVYRQEAFLQLSHELLLDLLSSDNLNVEKEETVREAAMLWLEYNMEARSQYLSSVLSQIRIDALSEVTQRAWFQGLPPNDKSVVVQGLYKSMPKFFKPRLGMTKEEMLIFVEAESPGDNHPVVVGPRHSVVCYSPQAEKVYKLSSPPGDLQKVGTLVTPDNDVFIAGGQVPLKSALTSHGSKSGKLQAAYCSVDSFYWLDAQQNTWVAKTPMLCARTKPSLVFCQGFIYAIGGDNVGGELNKRTVERYDCERDEWSMASPLPCAWSWSAAVATRDCVYVMSHDLMYCYFPHADTWVEMAMRKTSRCFASAAALGDLIFYIGGLHVVGNSSLRLPTSTIDGSSVTVEVYDINKNEWRMAANIPAKRYSDPCVRAVVLLNSLCIFMRETHLNERAKYALYQYDLELDRWCLRQPVSERVLWDLGKDFRCTVGKLYPSCLEESPWKPPTYLFSPDGVEEFEVDRDMVSLPHV; this is encoded by the exons ATGCACATTCCACTACAAACGGTTCATCAGTTGAGGAGAAGCATCCATACTG GTGTCCGGTTACACCGGCGGTCTCGTGACTTTCTGAAGCTGGGGTCCGACTCATGGGATGCAAGGATGTCGGAGGCAGGAGAGCGTCGCCCGGTCAACACAGAGTATGCTGTCTCTGTGCTGGAGCAGCTCAAGTTCTTCTATGAGCAGAAGCTAATGACAGATATCACCCTGCTGGTGGAAGACCATGAGTTTCCATGTCATAAGATGATTCTGGCCACATGCAGCTCCTACTTCAG GGCCATGTTTATGAGCGGACTCAGTGAGAGCAAACAGACACACGTTCACCTGAGGAATGTGGATCCGGTCACACTGCAGACCATCATCACCTATGCCTACACTGGCAATCTAGCCATCAACGACAGTACTGTTGAGCCCCTCTATGAGACTGCTTGCTTTCTGCAG GTGGACGATGTGCTGTTGCAATGTCGGGACTATTTGGTCAAGAAGATCACAGCCGACAACTGCGTACGCATGCTGAGCATTGGCGACTTGTTCAGCTGCAGTGAGCTAAAGCAAAGCGCCAAGCGTATGGTGGAGCACAAGTTCCCCGTGGTCTACCGCCAGGAGGCCTTCCTACAGCTGAGCCACGAGCTGCTTCTCGACCTGCTCAGCAGCGACAATCTCAACGTGGAGAAGGAAGAGACGGTACGAGAGGCGGCCATGCTGTGGTTGGAGTACAACATGGAGGCGCGTTCGCAGTACCTCTCGTCTGTCCTGAGCCAGATTCGGATCGACGCGCTTTCAGAAGTGACCCAGCGTGCCTGGTTCCAGGGTCTCCCGCCTAATGATAAGTCTGTGGTGGTACAAGGTCTATATAAGTCCATGCCCAAGTTTTTCAAGCCTCGGCTGGGGATGACCAAGGAGGAGATGCTGATCTTTGTTGAGGCAGAGTCACCTGGAGATAATCATCCAGTGGTAGTTGGTCCTCGTCACTCTGTGGTCTGTTATAGTCCACAGGCTGAGAAAGTCTACAAATTGAGCAGTCCACCCGGAGACCTGCAGAAGGTCGGCACCCTGGTGACCCCAGACAACGATGTGTTCATTGCCGGTGGACAGGTGCCCCTTAAAAGTGCTCTCACTAGTCATGGCAGCAAGAGTGGCAAGCTACAGGCTGCGTACTGCTCGGTGGACAGTTTCTACTGGTTGGATGCACAGCAGAACACCTGGGTGGCCAAGACCCCCATGCTTTGCGCCCGTACCAAGCCTTCTCTCGTCTTTTGCCAGGGATTCATTTACGCCATCGGCGGCGACAACGTGGGTGGGGAACTGAACAAGCGTACGGTGGAACGGTACGACTGCGAGAGGGATGAGTGGAGCATGGCCAGCCCCCTGCCCTGCGCTTGGAGTTGGAGCGCAGCTGTGGCCACCCGCGACTGCGTGTACGTCATGAGCCACGACCTCATGTACTGCTACTTTCCTCATGCCGACACTTGGGTGGAGATGGCCATGCGGAAAACCAGCCGTTGCTTTGCTTCCGCGGCCGCACTCGGAGACCTCATTTTCTACATCGGCGGCCTGCATGTGGTGGGCAACTCGAGCTTGCGACTCCCTACCAGCACGATCGACGGTTCCTCGGTCACCGTAGAGGTGTACGACATCAACAAGAACGAGTGGCGGATGGCCGCCAACATCCCGGCCAAGCGCTACTCAGACCCCTGCGTCCGCGCCGTTGTGCTGCTCAACTCGCTGTGCATCTTCATGCGCGAAACGCACCTCAATGAGCGCGCCAAGTACGCTCTCTACCAGTACGACCTGGAGCTGGACCGCTGGTGTCTGCGGCAGCCCGTGTCTGAACGCGTCCTCTGGGACCTGGGAAAGGATTTCCGCTGCACTGTTGGCAAATTGTACCCCTCTTGCTTGGAGGAGTCACCCTGGAAGCCACCTACCTACCTCTTTTCCCCCGATGGAGTGGAGGAGTTTGAAGTGGACAGGGACATGGTGTCTCTGCCTCACGTATAG